One genomic window of Quercus robur chromosome 6, dhQueRobu3.1, whole genome shotgun sequence includes the following:
- the LOC126690378 gene encoding putative calcium-transporting ATPase 13, plasma membrane-type, producing the protein MATSSLRCIAFAHKKISEEDQEHDMEQKKIEEDGMTLLGLVGIKDPCCPGVKKAVENCQNAGVNIKMITGDNVFTAKAIAVEYGILRIGQDMSGAMVEGIEFRNYTLKERMEKVDKICVMARSSPFDKLLMVECLKQKGHVVAVTGDGTNDAPALKEADVGLLMGIQGTEVAKESSDVVILDDNFASVARVLRWGRCVYNNIQKFIQFQLTVNVVALVINFVAAVSAGEVPLTAVQLLWVNLIMDTLGALALVTEKPTEELMTKPVAPFDICGHHKANPKTSISSLSSPRSVAGFPQHGLHP; encoded by the coding sequence ATGGCAACTAGCAGCCTCCGGTGCATTGCTTTTGCACATAAGAAAATTTCAGAAGAAGATCAAGAACATGATATGGAGcaaaaaaagatagaagaagATGGTATGACCCTATTAGGATTGGTGGGTATAAAGGACCCATGTTGTCCAGGGGTAAAGAAAGCTGTGGAAAATTGCCAGAATGCAGGTGTGAACATCAAAATGATCACTGGAGACAATGTTTTCACAGCAAAAGCTATTGCTGTTGAATATGGAATACTGAGGATTGGTCAAGACATGAGTGGAGCAATGGTAGAAGGCATCGAATTCAGAAACTACACACTAAAGGAGAGAATGGAGAAAGTTGATAAAATTTGTGTGATGGCAAGGTCTTCTCCCTTCGACAAGCTACTGATGGTAGAATGTTTGAAACAAAAAGGTCATGTTGTTGCAGTCACTGGGGATGGCACAAATGATGCACCAGCATTGAAAGAAGCTGATGTAGGACTTTTAATGGGAATTCAGGGCACCGAAGTGGCAAAGGAGAGCTCAGATGTTGTCATTTTGGATGACAACTTTGCCTCTGTTGCTAGAGTTTTAAGGTGGGGAAGATGTGTGTACAACAACATCCAGAAGTTCATTCAGTTCCAACTCACCGTGAATGTTGTTGCTCTTGTGATCAACTTTGTGGCAGCTGTCTCAGCTGGTGAAGTCCCATTAACAGCAGTTCagttattatgggtaaacctaATTATGGACACATTGGGTGCTCTAGCTCTTGTAACGGAGAAGCCCACCGAGGAGTTGATGACGAAGCCAGTTGCACCTTTCGACATCTGCGGACATCATAAAGCTAATCCTAAAACCTCCATTAGCTCTCTATCAAGCCCAAGATCAGTGGCCGGTTTCCCTCAACATGGCCTTCACCCTTGA